The Stenotrophomonas sp. NA06056 genome segment ATGCTCGCGCTGGCCACCGGAACTGGTGCCCTGCCCGCCCGGCAACTGCACCGAATGGGTGGCGTCGAACACCACCGGGCAACCGGTATCGCGCATCACCGCCAGCGAACGCATGTCGCTGACCAGGTTGTTGTAGCCGAAGCTGGCGCCACGCTCGCAGACCATGATCTGCTCGTTGCCGGTGGCCTTGGCCTTCTCGACGACAGGCTTCATGTCCCACGGCGCCAGGAACTGGCCCTTCTTGATGTTGACCGGCTTGCCGGCCGAGCACACCTTGCGGATGAAATCGGTCTGGCGGACCAGGAACGCCGGGGTCTGCAGCACGTCCACCACCGAGGCCACTTCATCCATCGGGGTGTATTCGTGCACGTCGGTCAGCACCGGCACGCCGATCTGCTTCTTGACCTCGGCCAGGACCTTCAGGCCCTCTTCCATGCCCGGGCCACGGAAGGCCGTGCCGGAGGTGCGGTTGGCCTTGTCGAAGCTGGACTTGAAGATGAAGTTCACACCGAGCTTGTCGGTCACTTCCTTCAGCTTGCCGGCGGTATCCAGCTGCAGCTGCATCGACTCGATCACGCAGGGGCCGGCGATCAGGAACAGGGGCTGGTCCAGCCCGACCTCGAATCCACACAGTTTCATGGCGTTTCCTTGTTGTCCGCTACACCGGCAATGCCGGTGCGCTGGGGTTGAAGCGAGCAAGATGGGGGCCGGCGGCCCCCATGACAAGTCAGGCGCGCACTTCCTGCAGCAGCTTGCCACCGGCCTTGCGCTCGCGCGCGGCACGGATGAAGCCGATGAACAGCGGGTGGCCATCACGCGGGGTGGACAGGAATTCCGGGTGCGCCTGGCAGGCCAGGAACCACGGATGCTGGTCGCGCGGCAGTTCAACCACCTCCACCAGGGTGTCATCCATCGACTTGCCGGCGATCACCAAGCCTGCGTCCTCCAGCTGGGTGCGGTAGCGGTTGTTGAACTCGTAACGGTGGCGGTGGCGCTCGGCAACCACGTCCTTGCCGTACAGCTCGCGGGCCAGCGTTCCCGGCTTCAGGCGCTGTTCCTGCAGGCCCAGGCGCATGGTGCCGCCCAGGTCGCTCTTGTCGTCACGCTTTTCGACGTCGCCGGTGGCGGTGCGCCACTCGGTGATCAGGCCGATCACCGGGTTCGGCGACTGGCGATCGTTCTCGGTGCTGTTGGCGTCTTCCAGGCCCACCACGTGGCGCGCGTAGTCGACCACGGCAGCCTGCATGCCGTAGCAGATGCCGAAGTACGGCACCTTCTGCTCACGGGCGTACTGCGAGGTCAGCACCTTGCCTTCGAAGCCACGGTCGCCGAAACCACCCGGCACCAGGATGCCATCGACATCGGCCAGCGCGGACATGTCGCTGCCCTCCAGGTCCTGCGCTTCCAGCCACTTCAGGGTGACCTTGGTGCGCTGGCGCAGGCCACCGTGCTTGAGTGCCTCGCCGACCGATTTGTAGGCGTCCTGGTGGTCGATGTACTTGCCGACCACGGCGATGGTCACCGCATCCAGCGGATGCAGGGTGGCATCGACGGCGTCTTCCCACATCGAAAGATCGGCCGGACCGGCCTTGTCGGCCAGCTTCAGCTGGTTGATGACGATCTCGTCCAGGCCCTGTGCGTGCAGGCCCATCGGAATGCGGTACAGCACATCGACGTCGGGCACGCTGATCACCGCGCGCTCG includes the following:
- the kdsA gene encoding 3-deoxy-8-phosphooctulonate synthase, yielding MKLCGFEVGLDQPLFLIAGPCVIESMQLQLDTAGKLKEVTDKLGVNFIFKSSFDKANRTSGTAFRGPGMEEGLKVLAEVKKQIGVPVLTDVHEYTPMDEVASVVDVLQTPAFLVRQTDFIRKVCSAGKPVNIKKGQFLAPWDMKPVVEKAKATGNEQIMVCERGASFGYNNLVSDMRSLAVMRDTGCPVVFDATHSVQLPGGQGTSSGGQREHVPVLARAAVAVGISGLFAETHPDPSKALSDGPNAWPLDQMEALLETLMELDAVTKKHGFSRFA
- a CDS encoding CTP synthase; protein product: MTPLIFVTGGVVSSLGKGIAAASLAAILEARGLKVTMMKLDPYINVDPGTMSPFQHGEVYVTDDGAETDLDLGHYERFVRTRLSRKNSVTTGRIYEEVIRKERRGDYLGATVQVIPHITDEIRRCMDEATEGFDVALVEIGGTVGDIESLPFLEAIRQVRTERGPEKALFMHLTLVPYIAAAGELKTKPTQHSVKELRSIGIQPDVLLCRSEQPVPDSERRKIAQFTNVSERAVISVPDVDVLYRIPMGLHAQGLDEIVINQLKLADKAGPADLSMWEDAVDATLHPLDAVTIAVVGKYIDHQDAYKSVGEALKHGGLRQRTKVTLKWLEAQDLEGSDMSALADVDGILVPGGFGDRGFEGKVLTSQYAREQKVPYFGICYGMQAAVVDYARHVVGLEDANSTENDRQSPNPVIGLITEWRTATGDVEKRDDKSDLGGTMRLGLQEQRLKPGTLARELYGKDVVAERHRHRYEFNNRYRTQLEDAGLVIAGKSMDDTLVEVVELPRDQHPWFLACQAHPEFLSTPRDGHPLFIGFIRAARERKAGGKLLQEVRA